The genome window ttatgatattgttacaTGTTGCCTCCAAAATGATAGTTTGGATAATTATTTTGCTAGTCGTGGATTTTACCTTTATTGCTAGTATTAGCTTCGTTAACAAAATTAACTGTAATAGAAACAACATCAGAAGATGGTAACTCTTGCTTAAGATAAGCTTTATAGTTAGAAAGCTAATCATGAAATTCTTTAACAAATATAGGATTATCACAATATGACACGAAACGTAGCTAATATCTCCTTGTAATATGAACCAAGACTATTTAATATgtgaaaaataatttctttatcaTCAAGAGGTGCGTTAGACATAGCAAGTACATTTGCTTAATGTTTTGATAGCCTATAtatagttaaaaataaatattatactcTTAGAGAGCTTAAAGAGAGTTTCTCGAAGTTGCATGAGACGACCATAAGATTGGTTAACATACATTGTTGCAAGTTTGTATCACATCTTATAAGATGTGATAGCACTTCTACGAAGATGATGTTGATAAATCCAAAAAAGTATGTTTATGATTAACAACTTCAATATTATTCTCTCTTTGTGGAGGGCAAgtgataatatcatctacataaccCATAACATTATAACtgattaaaagataataaaattaaatacacAAAGAGGTATAATTTATGAGCATGAGTTTGAGAAGAGCTTAGATTATAATGTTAATACATATAAGAGTATTTTCATAAGTAAAGAAGTTAGGAATGGTGTGAGATAAGTGGCTAATTAAAGAGATATTACCGATCATATCGAAGAGTCAAGAAGAAAAGACCCAATGCAGCTTACAAGAAAGATAGGCTTGTTAGAGCATAAAACACAATAGAAATTGTAATACTATCTCGATGAAAAATGAGATATAAAACAACAATAGTaaaagagaagataaaaaaaaaactccttGGAGCAATTATGACTTTAATACCAGAAATGACTAACTtaaatttttaatgatattatgtatgagTTTATATGCAAagagattataaaatataataattacataatttttttcaatcaataatatataaaaatatttatgatcaCACGGTTGAtattaagatattaatataattatgataatatattattataaattttatgatttaaaatcatTATAACATATTATCAAGATATTAATCTTATCACTATTTATTGTTTAAATAATATCTTTGCTAATAAAAATAAGTCAAAAAAATCAAGGGGTTGTCTTTATTCCACTGGAAACAAAGAAGATACGATCTTTGATTCACATGCACTCAATTGTATGGTTGAACGGagtaaaaataacaaaaagaaccCAAAAATCCAAAGAAAAAAGTTGTAATGTATGCGCATAGTTGAATCTGTTGTTACATAATGTTATCGCTGCTGTTGACGGGCGGCCGATGGCCACCGCCGATGACGGACTTGATGGCATCGGCCAGCGCGGCGGCGAAGTTTGGGTCGGCCGTTATGGCTGCCGTCGCGGCGCTCACCGCCTCCGTCAGTGACGGCGGCACGACCGGTTGTGCCCTTTGCTGCGGTAACTGGGAGGCGGCCATCTGCGGCGACGTTTGGAACTCCGAGAATGCCGACTGGTTGAGTAGCTTTTGGCCATGGACATGCGGCAGGGACTGTGGTTGAGGCGGAGCACCGCCGCTGGGGAAGGGGAAGTGGAATTGGGCGGCAGGTGGCCTTTTGGACAGTAAAGGATTCGGATCTTGTGTGAGATCCAAGGTGACGGTCGGGAAGGGAGCGGACGCTGATACGGTGGCCATGCTCGACGAGCACGGGAGAACGGTGCTGGCTAGGAAGTTCGAGTTCATCAGCCCATCGGTGCTGGTCATCGACCCGGAGAGGAGCATCGACGCCGCAGCCGAGGTGGTCGACTTCATCGCCATGGCGGCCGGTGGGAGGGGATGGTTGTGATTCCCCTCGTAGGTCGTTATCAGGATCGAACGATCGTCGGCGCACCTCTGCACCTGATCGAAGAAGCAAGCAGGGGATCAGTCGGAATCACCATAGACGAGACCACGAGTAATAAGCGCTTACTTGCTTGCGGACAGGACAACCGGTAGCCATGGTGCATCGGTAGTAAGCTCTCGGGCATGGGTTTCCCTTGGCGATCTTCTGCCCGTACTTCCTCCAGTGACATCCATCCGCAATCTACAACACCGTTAGCTTCGCTCAGCAGATCGGTAACTGTAATCGAAGGTACAGATCAGTACAAAATGCAATGAACTTAATTACCATGGTCAACTCAGATCGAGCTCGAACAGAAACGCGAGCTTTCCTCATGGTGGCCAGTGGCGTCTGCTCGGCAGTCTTTGTGGGGGTGAACTTGAGAGCTTTGTTAGTGTTCCAACTTGGGTCAAGGTTCTCATCATTCTTGTACAGAAGATTGTCCGGTGGCGGTGACGAACGTCCGGGGCTGGCAGTCGATGAATTCGACGGCTTGTCCTCCTCCGCGGCCGGACCCAGTTCCATGAAGTGCCTGGGGAAGATGACTCGTTCCCGGTCGCGATTCATGGCGTCAACCGTTGCACCCATAACCTCGATTACCTCGCGTGCCTTCCAGCTTTCGTTGTTCCGTTGGTGCCCCTGTCGCGTCAGGGTGGCCAGATGCATCTCGAGGGCGCTGTAACTGGCACTCACTTGGCTCAGCAGTAACCTCAGCTTCTGGTTCTCCTCGTTCATGCGCGCCAGCTCTGCTTGCATGGCTGCCAGCTGAATCGAGCACCCCATTTGGTTCATTGCAcgaaagaaaaaggtaaaatgaaTCAGATGGCAACACAATCCTGACCTCGTTCCTGCCTTCTTTGTCATCTTCATCATCGACCTGCTCTACCATGCTTGTTTCATtggtattcttcttcttctcatccgcAACGGCCGGATTGCTGCTCAGCGCCTCCTCCGCCATCTCGGCATGCGACCGGGCGTTTAGGCTGATCGGGAACTCGATCGCACCGGTGCCCAAGTGATGGTCGCTGGAGTCCGTTGGCTGTTTGCGCTTCAAAACACCACCACCGGTGCCGACGTAGTTCGAGGACGAAGCAAGGAAGAGAGGCGCCGACGTGTCCAAGGTGAGCACTCCTGCACCACCACCCCTTCTATCCATGTAACTCTGTGTCATGAAATGGCTATTGGTGGATCGAATCAAACGAGACGAAGTGAAGGTTGAGCAGCAGGAAGAGGAGGATGGAAACCGAGGCGGAGGAGACGAGCGTCGTAGGCCCGAATTCTTGGTCCGGAGAGACGGGGGAAGGCAATAAGAACAGGAGGGGCCGCGGGCGGAGCTGCAATGACATCAGGCTGTGCGTCAGATCCGACAGTTGGGCCCGCAGTTCTCTGCAATCATAAGAAGGTAAGAGAGACGGGCCGCATCAAAAGACAAGGAGGCATTCCAAACGGTTTCGGGAGTCAACGCTCGATCGGGGACCGCTTCAATGCGGCGGCCACTTGCGTCCATGTCACCGCTTTTGGTTGAACGGGAGTATGTGTCAAAGCGTTGACTTCCTGTACTTCGTCTTGCCGTGCGATGGAAAGGACAGGAAGCAGGGACGGCCCCCTCAGGGGAATGCTGGACCCTACGGTGAGACAGCAACTCTGGTGGTTCTCGTGAAGGTGAGACCCTGTCTGGGGCGAAACAGGAGATCTCGAATGTTCCACTTGTTTGACCCTGATGGAGCAGTCACGTCGAAGGGCGGGGCGGAGGCGGTGGAGACAACAGCGAAggctgcggcggggcgaggggaaCTCTGAGGAACGCCATTTGTTGCCATCTTATCATCATCATCTGCAAAGCTCACACAGTGTTTTCTGGCTCTTCTATTGACTCTTTCTGAGGAAAGAGTTTGATTTGATGGTGGATGGATTTCTTCTATGAATCGGTTCAGACTTCCTCACAGACACCTGCCTGCATTATTATCATCTCTTGAATGCTACGCCACCAATGGGTGCATGGGTCAAAGACTTTGACTATGATGATAGCAATGTTGCGTGAGCCCGGCCGTTCCCACGGGGAAAAGTCAAAACAGAATGTGATGGTCGTtaactttgtcataaaaatatatagataTGAAACATGAATAAAAAACTCAGGTCCCGCAGAAatttgttagattatatgatattatttaggtaaaatatattataaatataattaaattttaattatgaatatctattaattataaaaaaaaattaattaacctCTTTGTATTCGATTAGTTAGAAGAGTTTATAATCGACCCGATCGACTCGAGTCTTGAAGCTTCATCCTATAAGATTTTTGTTTGAAGAAAAAATTCTCTCGTATCTTTATCCAAAAAACTTTACCAAAAAGACCTTCTTCCCTTTATAATGTTAATTTCATTATCGTCATCATTGATTATAGAGTGCTAACTAtattaatagaaaaatattttccttataTGTCATGTTGATCTAACATCTATTTAACATAATAGTATTTTATGATCATCATATAACGAGTCTCGATTGAATGTAGATAACgtaaaaaaaatttactaagCACTATAAATAGAATTCCCAATATCATCCTTGTGACGTAACATGAACCATGGATACGGAGGAACAGAAGAACAAAGAAAACTATGACCATAAAGACATGAATGAAATCAGGCAGTTTAATTATGATTACAAGTTTCTTGAGACTTTACCATCACAGATCAAGAAAAGGCAATAAAGCATTAACTCTCTGATGTTTGTTTTCCATTTGGTACAATTATAGGGTTTATCAGTTCTTAACTACTAATTCATTTGACTTAGGCTAACAAGCAAAGACAGCAAGTCTTCTTAAAAGATTTCATGCATCATCATGATTTCGGTCGCTAATCCAAATTAAATTTGATCGAGAATACGTCCATAACAATACCATATTCTCCCTAGATTTAAGCAGGATGACAGGAGTTGAAGTGAAATTACAGTAAGCAGGATCAGTGGCAaacccaaacacatcaaaaataacaaGGCAAGCTAGGAATCAATTTTTACATGCATGGATaaccatatatatataagacAGTGGCATCATATATTTTAAGACAATAATTACCCTTAAGCTGCTTCTGCAAATCCAACTCTGAGATTGCCATAGTCAAACACCGTGTGATACACCCCCATGAAAACATCACCAAGTATCCTGCAGCAATTGAAGAATCAATTACATGCATTAGAAACTAATCGCGCTATCTCACAGGCAATCTAACACAGGGCACATAGATGGTGATGTACCAAAGTGGACCCTGAGGTACATCAATGGCTGTAAATCCTCTGATGCACTGTTCAGAACCTCCAGTAGCAACTTTAAGTGTGTACTGCAGCCAATGAGAACTAAATTAGATAACATCAACAGCAATGTACAATAGGATAATACATGGCTTGATGAATGATGCATTAATCCTGTTTCCAGTATTTGCCAGATACAATgacttccttctcttttcttttttccttttactctTATTTTTCTGATAATTAACGCTTTCAAGGCTCCATAGCTTGCCAGACACAAGGCTGTCAGACTATCTGACAATGAAAGTTCATCTGCAACTATCCGAGAATTCCAGGGATACTCTATAAGGCACAGTGGAACAAATTATCACCTAAAAAGACACTTATTGAATGGCCTTAAGAACTACATTAATAGCAATATAAGGAATTCTGTTGACCATATATGAGAACCAATCAATTCGTTGAAACATAAATCTTGATACAAAACAAGGAGATATAAATGATCTTGGCATCTTCTAAAGCCTGAAGATAGGCAACCTAGTCTATGGAAAAAAGGTCATTCTGTCATCTCTAAGTTCATTTATCAAAAGCATCTTATCAGACTGTTGAGATTAATGTTAGCAGGTCACCAACCACTGAGATAGAAAGCATTCATTATCTGTGGGAATATGGTAGTAATAGGATGGAGTTATCCAAAGCAATCGAGCAGAAATAGCATTCCACTATTCCACATTTATTATTGATACCAAAATTTAGATGTAGACCTTTATCAACAACAAAAAAGGATGTCAGATGCAGGTCATTCAGTCTTTTTATACGTCATCCATCTCAGTCAGCTGCTCTAGAAGCATTAGATGCAAGTGAGACAAATCCTTGCTGCAGCAGCATGATTGTGATTTGTTTATGCTGGTAAGCTGAGAGATAAACCAATCACCAAGTCTAGAAACACTCTAGGAGTAGGATTATGGTCCATGAAATGAACTGGAATCATCAAacctcacaagaaaaatcaaagtTCTACCTTCTGCATAAGTTGCTGACAACTCCTCGAGAGTACATCTATACTCATTAGGGGCTTTCATCTTAAATTATCTAAAATCTTCTATTCCTGGAGTGATCAATATTCTTAGTGGGAGAACCACTATTCCTCAAAATCTTAAGGTTACTATGAAGGAGGCAAGCATTATGCAAAAGTTATAGTGTTCCCCTTACATTTAAGCTGGATGTAGAAATAATGTGTTTGGCATGTGGGCCTAAGTTATGCTGGTGTACAGCAACTACTAACACCATATTTCTTTCAGAACACAAAATATGATTTAacaaaaaaagatgaaaatagTAAATACAGATTTCAATTTGATTGGTGGTGCAATACTTTTTGACAAACAAATTCCAAAAATGTTACTCAACAGTAGTCATCAATAAGACTCTACCTGCTCTGGCGTCAGGTCAAAATTCTTTCCACCAATGTTGAAAGAGATGACAGGCATGAAGGAGAGACTATCACAGTCAATAGCTGATTCACCCATGGGACTTGGTATTCTTTCGCATAACTGCAATTAAACTCAGAAAATTATACTAGACAACAAGCAAATTCCGGTGTTGTCAGGTGCAACTTCACCTCATTGAGGTAGCTCAACATCTGCTCTAGTGTCTGGTTCAGCCTGAGCTGACTTTGCATCCATATGACTGCCATCTCACAGTAGGAGCACATGCCGCAATCATTGAGGCCATTAGCTAATTTCTCAACTTTGTTGTCAACCACACTCTTGATTCCCAGACTGCAAATACAAGTAAAAAGAAAGTAAAACACATAAATTTTGTTGATCATGACATGACAACATTTAAAAGAAATGCTGAGACTTCCTTTAATATATATGTTGCTAACACTACCTAGCTCCTTGAGTACTATTATAGGAACAAAG of Musa acuminata AAA Group cultivar baxijiao chromosome BXJ2-3, Cavendish_Baxijiao_AAA, whole genome shotgun sequence contains these proteins:
- the LOC103977060 gene encoding probable WRKY transcription factor 31, translating into MTQSYMDRRGGGAGVLTLDTSAPLFLASSSNYVGTGGGVLKRKQPTDSSDHHLGTGAIEFPISLNARSHAEMAEEALSSNPAVADEKKKNTNETSMVEQVDDEDDKEGRNELAAMQAELARMNEENQKLRLLLSQVSASYSALEMHLATLTRQGHQRNNESWKAREVIEVMGATVDAMNRDRERVIFPRHFMELGPAAEEDKPSNSSTASPGRSSPPPDNLLYKNDENLDPSWNTNKALKFTPTKTAEQTPLATMRKARVSVRARSELTMIADGCHWRKYGQKIAKGNPCPRAYYRCTMATGCPVRKQVQRCADDRSILITTYEGNHNHPLPPAAMAMKSTTSAAASMLLSGSMTSTDGLMNSNFLASTVLPCSSSMATVSASAPFPTVTLDLTQDPNPLLSKRPPAAQFHFPFPSGGAPPQPQSLPHVHGQKLLNQSAFSEFQTSPQMAASQLPQQRAQPVVPPSLTEAVSAATAAITADPNFAAALADAIKSVIGGGHRPPVNSSDNIM